In a genomic window of Wyeomyia smithii strain HCP4-BCI-WySm-NY-G18 chromosome 1, ASM2978416v1, whole genome shotgun sequence:
- the LOC129717703 gene encoding uncharacterized protein LOC129717703 isoform X3: protein MTQFNYGRFAGVLEESVSSRIAEPSLGRTFCDYDSGEYIKKKFRTKKRIDQLGFSARLNHAGLDIKLHNEGCLMTTDDNFVAKVRIDNPQLIAQAVDFSEAKRNLLQQLRVSKVLQDDLATDRNTGQTSVEEAIQRVLQRISTDKSNSENIQLCYLINTHSSFSQLCEAINANKSMSTELRATAVTFLKLEAHSTARDKILAQFNYYQAITSSTEIIARLREIVDENIRDYREQLLEIAPFCLRYFLTNCSHDRILFVPNKDVALFSDMTGSLDEEIFQKPLTHLAVRWINSVEKLTVTKPLPVNGLLNTTFYLLTRSLQELIVEISDQTNHERKELLISNSVSGWHSIKKITWKFENALTKCLEREYFFVFQLLKHLDLSNECGNYTPNLIEKQKFNLSREQHLTWRQLTKYNSKNIADEKYIWYCLLGDVLFHTLPPEYKFDCFETFFEGYVEFMIEAGPDQMEMLRVITHSTARFIVQTMTFLAKENYSTIDHQILQKQLDLINAKSVQSLLSPRSFRDLVNEFNLYWKLREDIIALIPSKICLPEVKSLTKVLLEIVLVALDKTIAPKVLQSFFSAYCELLIDLNKVPFNWFVKAFPGVSMTMLEDCKIIEPMNNKWIETKHKTYRITEVQKFTKAVSALLESSLHPKHYVIEVLLTLLSCVKNQLTKVQWKSGIKLSEMEQICTSTELIDAVRKSFLYLKEQPDYESFELFSEDLIEPFTNVIDNSSSHADFTSQINGIKNPYLRFIRRQNQMDIDQVLKLFEELNSGSDIEVLSSAYLKYNETFHQLFEDSLDEYTSAASRVASKVLEMKFPKPFASWTIDDKRERIPKLLAGLAVVWSILESKDISSTGKFLTPRCSQILCILRMLSVDRVTEGVENHLAEVQSGQGKSLVLALTAALLALTGHEPRIVCSNENLASRDEHNFLQFFTLLNVESSIVYAATRIRIDDVIDRTELGNLLMQKFLGKREQKRRINFLKDMRNSVILIDEANNESKIYNLTRILTMVKLPGLDLIQEKIWNLVSSQKGNSKIDDIRAAIYAYIGSKEMMRKKQFQAFLASEKQTELILSWLFDKSTCKSSKELLDDNINEMIKCAIRVHNSPVNGNFKLSPKGTILRRYVNKYVNNVYWNYDNIFNYFRLCKTDYKAKMGSEINYGYFLLHCGPFSHTMLLKNYSLILGVSSNLITNRKLIEVHFNTNQTTIMPAHSGVSKLRFNPSLNFCVLVDDSQWMTEIFDRIKTVIAENRSVLVFFQHQSYLNSFHDKYSSQLSNINLLTDETGAELRQRYIEEAGIVKTITLISGGMARKFDYKSSDPVEQHGGLHVTQTFFSLDPCEEILIKGRTARMVNQGSFELIVCRDYLPKNLHPDDATYASLHSG from the exons ATGACGCAGTTTAATTATGGACGTTTTGCTGGAGTTTTAGAAGAATCGGTGTCTTCCAGAATTGCTGAACCTTCTTTAGGGAGAACCTTTTGCGATTACGATAGTGGAGAGTACATCAAGAAGAAGTTTCGGACGAAAAAGAGAATCGATCAGTTGGGGTTTTCTGCCCGACTCAACCATGCAGGTTTGGACATTAAATTGCACAACGAAGGCTGTCTGATGACTACGGATGATAATTTTGTGGCCAAGGTACGAATCGATAATCCACAGCTGATCGCACAAGCTGTCGATTTTAGTGAggcaaaacgaaatctgctccAACAACTGCGGGTTTCCAAAGTTCTGCAAGATGATTTGGCGACTGACCGAAACACAGGGCAGACTTCCGTAGAAGAGGCAATTCAAAGAGTCCTACAACGAATATCGACGGACAAAAGCAATTCAGAGAATATTCAATTGTGTTATTTAATAAACACCCATTCTAGTTTTAGCCAACTGTGTGAAGCGATAAATGCGAACAAATCAATGAGCACCGAATTGCGTGCTACAGCAGTAACATTTTTGAAACTCGAAGCTCATAGTACTGCAAGAGATAAGATTCTAGCTCAGTTCAATTATTATCAGGCGATAACATCAAGCACAGAAATAATCGCTCGATTACGCGAAATTGTAGATGAAAACATTAGAGACTACAGAGAGCAGCTGTTGGAAATTGCGCCGTTCTGTTTGAGATACTTTCTCACCAATTGCAGCCACGATCGAATTCTTTTCGTTCCAAACAAAGATGTCGCTTTATTCTCTGATATGACGGGAAGTCTAGATGAGGAAATATTTCAGAAACCGCTGACTCACCTTGCTGTTCGGTGGATTAATTCTGTGGAAAAGTTAACAGTAACAAAACCGCTTCCAGTTAATGGATTATTGAATACGACTTTTTATCTTCTGACAAGAAGCTTGCAGGAATTGATTGTTGAAATTAGTGATCAAACAAACCACGAAAGGAAAGAGCTTCTCATTAGTAACAGTGTTTCAGGATGGCATTcgattaaaaaaattacttggAAGTTTGAGAATGCGTTGACAAAATGTTTGGAGCGGGAATATTTCTTCGTGTTCCAGCTCTTGAAGCATCTCGATCTGAGTAATGAATGTGGAAATTACACTCCAAACTTGATTGAGaaacaaaagttcaatttatcaCGAGAACAACATTTAACATGGAGGCAACTCACGAAGTACAATTCAAAAAATATAGCTGACGAAAAGTATATTTGGTACTGTCTACTGGGTGACGTTCTGTTTCATACTCTACCACCGGAATATAAATTTGATTGCTTCGAAACCTTCTTCGAAGGTTACGTGGAATTTATGATTGAAGCTGGTCCCGATCAGATGGAAATGCTTCGTGTTATAACGCACAGTACAGCCCGTTTTATAGTACAAACTATGACATTTTTGGCAAAGGAAAATTACTCCACGATTGACCACCAGATTTTGCAAAAACAGCTCGACTTAATCAATGCTAAATCCGTTCAATCGTTGCTCTCTCCAAGGAGCTTCCGAGATTTGGTGAATGAGTTCAACTTATATTGGAAACTTAGAGAAGATATTATAGCTTTGATTCCTTCTAAAATCTGTCTTCCGGAGGTGAAGTCACTGACGAAGGTTTTGCTGGAAATTGTTTTGGTTGCGTTGGACAAAACTATCGCCCCGAAAGTTTTGCAATCCTTTTTCAGCGCCTACTGTGAGCTGTTGATAGATTTAAATAAAGTTCCATTCAATTGGTTTGTGAAAGCTTTCCCCGGAGTCAGTATGACTATGTTAGAGGATTGTAAAATAATTGAACCAATGAATAACAAATGGATCgaaacaaaacataaaacttATCGGATAACAGAGGTGCAAAAATTTACCAAAGCAGTATCAGCGCTTCTTGAGAGTTCTTTACACCCGAAGCATTATGTTATTGAAGTTTTACTCACGTTGCTGTCGTGCGTTAAAAACCAGCTAACAAAAGTCCAGTGGAAATCAGGTATTAAACTTTCtgaaatggaacaaatttgtacGAGTACAGAACTTATAGATGCTGTGAGAAAATCCTTCCTGTATCTTAAAGAACAACCGGATTATGAGTCATTTGAACTATTTTCGGAGGATTTAATCGAACCTTTCACAAATGTCATTGATAACAGTAGCTCTCATGCCGACTTCACTAGTCAAATTAATGGAATCAAAAATCCATATTTGAGATTTATTCGAAGACAAAACCAAATGGATATCGATCAAGTTCTAAAGTTGTTCGAAGAATTGAACAGCGGATCCGACATAGAAGTGTTAAGCTCCGCATACCTTAAATATAATGAAACTTTTCACCAGCTTTTTGAGGATTCACTCGATG AATACACTTCGGCAGCATCTCGGGTTGCCAGCAAAGTGTTAGAAATGAAGTTCCCAAAGCCATTTGCAAGCTGGACCATCGATGACAAACGAGAACGAATACCAAAACTCCTGGCAGGGTTGGCAGTTGTTTGGTCCATTCTCGAATCCAAGGATATTTCAAGCACCGGAAAATTTCTCACTCCTCGTTGCAGTCAAATTCTTTGCATACTTCGTATGCTGAGTGTTGATCGAGTGACGGAAGGCGTTGAAAACCATCTTGCAGAAGTTCAGAGCGGACAGGGAAAATCGTTGGTCTTAGCTTTGACAGCAGCTTTGTTGGCGTTGACTGGTCATGAGCCTAGAATTGTTTGCAGCAATGAAAATCTGGCATCACGAGATGAACACAACTTTCTGCAGTTTTTTACACTACTCAATGTCGAAAGTTCCATTGTTTATGCAGCAACTCGAATCCGTATCGATGATGTAATTGATCGTACGGAACTGGGCAACTTGCTTATGCAGAAGTTTCTGGGCAAAAGAGAGCAGAAACGGAGAATAAATTTTCTCAAAGATATGCGTAATTCAGTTATCCTAATAGATGAAGCAAATAACGAAAGTAAAATCTATAATCTTACTCGAATTCTCACGATGGTTAAGCTGCCGGGGTTGGATTTAATACAGGAGAAGATTTGGAATCTTGTATCTTCACAAAAAGGTAACAGCAAAATCGATGACATCCGAGCTGCCATCTATGCTTACATCGGTTCAAAGGAAATGATGAGAAAGAAACAATTTCAGGCCTTCCTTGCTAGTGAAAAGCAGACTGAGCTAATCCTATCTTGGTTGTTTGATAAAAGCACTTGCAAATCTAGTAAAGAACTGCTAGACGACAATATAAACGAAATGATTAAATGTGCTATTAGAGTTCACAATTCTCCAGTGAATGGTAATTTCAAACTCAGTCCTAAAGGCACCATCCTTCGCCGATATGTGAACAAATACGTGAACAACGTGTACTGGAATTACGATAACATTTTCAACTACTTCCGGCTGTGCAAAACCGATTACAAGGCAAAAATGGGAAGCGAAATCAACTACGGTTATTTTCTGCTACATTGCGGCCCATTCTCACACACAATGCTGTTGAAAAATTATTCGTTGATTCTAGGTGTCTCCAGTAACTTAATAACCAATAGAAAATTAATTGAAGTTCATTTCAACACCAACCAAACGACGATTATGCCAGCGCACTCCGGAGTCTCCAAACTTCGTTTCAATCCATCACTTAATTTTTGTGTCCTAGTGGACGATTCGCAATGGATGACGGAAATTTTCGATCGCATCAAAACCGTAATAGCGGAAAACCGATCCGTTCTTGTCTTTTTTCAACACCAGAGTTATCTCAATAGTTTTCACGACAAATATTCTAGTCAATTGAGTAATATAAACTTGTTGACAGATGAAACTGGAGCGGAACTTAGACAACGATACATTGAAGAAGCGGGAATAGTTAAAACTATTACATTAATAAGCGGCGGAATGGCACGAAAATTCGACTACAAGTCCAGTGACCCGGTCGAACAGCACGGAGGCCTGCATGTCACTCAGACATTTTTCTCGCTTGATCCTTGCGAAGAAATATTGATCAAGGGAAGAACGGCCCGCATGGTTAACCAGGGCAGCTTTGAGTTGATAGTTTGCCGGGATTATCTGCCTAAAAATTTACATCCGGATGATGCGACTTATGCGAGTTTACATTCG